TGTCATTTTATCGAAAGCAAAAGACAGTAAAACTAAATACCTGCATCGATGCAGATGTTGTTTGGTCGTTTCAGCTCAGTCTGGTACGATAGCGGCACAATATCCGTTTTCAATAACAATTATATTACAATGTTGAAAAAGTTAAATATAGAACAAATAATAAATTATAATTCATCGTCCATTTTGGTTCGCTTTAATACGACAACGACACGGTATATATAAACAAAGTTACGAAGTaagattttttaaaaaaagttaaagaaTAAAACTTATTagaaaaaattaaactaaataatgaataaagttaaaaaaataaatactaGAATTatagaataaataaataataaatgctAAAAATAGAAAAGTAAACAAATACTTTAAAAATATTGATAGTGTTCATGAAGAGTTTCAATTGATATATAtaatcatggttgtaaaagtcgttaggcgctccctagtcggtcaaccagggagttgagagtactcggcctaggcggagagtactcggggagtactcggacatgttaaattataaaaaattagtttttggaaattaaatatatgtcaaataacataaatttactaatatctataacaaaatacgtgaaaatgatattcattctttaatataataggcatagaaattatgttttattattttctaagtcaaactcggcccgagttgacctactagacaCGATTTTGGTCGAGGTTGACCGTGTTTGACCGATTatgagtaattaggcggagtcaaagaaagtcgtctcatcagcctaccttgtagcgactactcggggagtactcggccttggaaaccttgttttacaaccatgtatataataatagactttttaaacttgcgagctcgataagtaaagctcgggctcgggctcgggctcgtttactaaataagcttatttttaggttcgagttCGGCttgaaaacaagtttaaataagctcggctcgactcggctcgtttacactaaggctcgataaggctcgacgagcctaacgagcttcacatgtgaggctcgagctcgggctcgataaacaaacgagctttgttttgaggctcaagctcggctcggactcgataaggctcggctcatTTTGAGCTTTTTCTCGAGTCGATCTCAAGTAGCTCGCAAGCCGCTCGACTCGTTTGCATCCCTAGTCATAACGGATAATAAGTGTTTTCCGAACAACTCCACCatgggaaaaaaaaaaaaaagttaggcAATTGTATATTCACGTGATTGTCCTTGGTAACGCATTATTGAGGTATCTGATTTCCGCAAAGTATTTGGAATATTGTGACGACTTGACTTAGCATTGACGATAAAGTTCTCATAAACCTCCCTCCGTAAATAAAGCACAAGCTGTTGATCGTCATCGCATTCATCTCCAGTATCTGGTAAATCTCTTCTAAACCTAGATTCTGTTGCAGTTTCTTTATACAATCGTTCATCGTTTTCTTCTGATTCTAACGCATTTACTAAATGTTACTGAAACTAGGGTAAGTTTACCAAATTATTTGAAATTTACCGAGGTTTTTCTTGTGGTTACTGGAGATAATGCGTTCTTAGTGTACGTGAGAACAAAATTTCGTTGACAAAATGTGCGATCACATTCTAAGTAATGTATAACAACTGTAATTAGTAGAATATGTGATTCATTGTCTGGTCTAAACATAGAATTTAACCTAGATAAGTTTATGTCTCAAAAAGTGTCTAAGTTCCTTCTTTAGATAAATATCATGAGTTCACTTACTAGTTTTAATTGAAGTTTTTATCAAAATATATACATGGATTTATATGCAAAATTAGGAAAATATATAAATGAGGTAGGCAACAGGTTTTACATATTTTTATTAGGTTAGCTAAAAAACAagccaactttaaaaattcccacTGGCGGTtccatcttttcacatattgGGCTTCAATGGACCTTGAGtaacagaaccctaacgttgTTAGTCTCCGGTCGCTGAGAAACGTTTTTGGTCGGAAAAAGATTCTAAAAGGTCCTGGTCGGAAAAAGATTCTTAAAGGTCCGATCTATGGTTACACACTGGTTTGGGACGAAAACTTTGAGTTTTCCGGCTAAAAAGTCGAGTTTTCCGGCAAAAAAAAAGTTTTTCCGGCGACCTTAATGATTGGGGATTTTTACTAGAAAAGGTTTCTAAAGGtgcgtaataaggttacaaaaaGCTTTGAGAcgaaaaagttgagttttccggccataATGGAGTTTTCtggccaaaaacgtttttctggcgaccggagactaacggcgttagggttctgttagtcagggtccattgaagGCCAATATGTGAAAAGATGAGACCGGTAGTGGGAATTTTTGAAGTTAGGACCGTTTCCTGCCAACGGgcaatagttgggattattaaaatccattattcctttaTTTAATATTGGTTTGATGTGATTTTAGCTATCTTCACAGAATAAACATTACACCCTGCTTGCGGTGTGCGCATATAGTGTATATATGTGTGGCCCTCAGGGGCAAAAGTAAAATTGcgctaattttaacgttattttactaatttcgtgtaAATAAGGCTAAAAGCGATGGACAactaatcatgcatcatgtggtggtgttgatagctaaaagacaagggggtacatgtgAGTGTTATGTGCCTCATGTCcgaggcttgatacaaaactactatcTAGTGAAGTACATTTACACTATGTTTGATAACTTCCTTGAAAATGATACACTTGTAGAAATTTCGCTTAAATTGCTTAGCATTTAACAATTTTCATGTACTATGTGGTATCATTGTTGCTGATTATATGCTATATAATGTGAAATTGCAGCTGAAAACATCTCGGTTAGATGGGTAGGACGGTTGATATTTCTGGGTTCCCCACTTTAGAATCTGCGGATGTAGTTAAGACAACTTTGGAACGATACACTGGCATAGGGAGTATTGAAGCTTTGGAGGTTAAACAAAAAAACGCAGGGGCAAGAGCGTATGCCAGAGTCCAATTCACAACCAAAGCTAAAGCCGAAAGAATATTAAAGCTGGCTAACAGTAGGCAGTTGTGGTATGGTAGATCGTATTTGAAGGCTTGGGAAAAGGACATGGATCTTGTCCAGAAGCCTAGGCAATTCGCATACGAAATGGAAGGTGTAACTCTTCACTTTGGTTGCCAGGTGTCAAAAGAGAAGTTACCGGTGCTCTGTAAAATGGAAAGGGCGTCAGTCAAATTTGGATTTGGACTAAGAAAGATTTATTTCGGCGTTCCGTGGCTCGATACGAGTTACAAGCTGCAACTCTCGTATGAGAATATCTGGCAAGTTCAGCTACACTGCCCACGTGGCGCTCCTGCAAGCTATCTTGTTATTCAGGTTAGTTTGATTTCTTAAAAGTTGTATAAAGGTAAATGATTGGACTATATTTATGATCGAAGAAACTTTTCTTTTGCAGCTATATGGTGCGCCTCGACTTTATCAGAAAGTCGAAGACAACCCACATAACTTTTATAAGGAACTTCCTGATGATCAGTGGGTTAGGTCAACCGACTTCACTCCATCTTATGCCATTGGGCAGTCTTCTCATCTCTGCATAGAAATTCCACATGATGTTGAACCACCAGATCTTGATCGCTATTTTCCATATTTTGAAGAAAGTTACCACCCGTTCAACTTGGTGCCTGGTCGTAGCTTTTCTCAAAGTTCGGATCTCGTCCCAATTGTGGGTCCCCTTCCATGGTGTTATCTACCGTTTAAAGTAGTTTTTAAGATTTGCGCATTGGTTCAACATGGTTGCATTCCGGGACCCGTCCTTGATGCTAATTTCTATGCATTGTTGGATCCTCAAAGACGTGACATTGAAGCAATTGAATATGTTATGGAGAAACTGTATTTTTCGAAAGATTGTTGTTATGATCCGGTTAGGCTGATAACCGAAGAATATCtaaaaaacaaaaagttaaaGTCGCCCGCTATTTCGTTGGACACTGGTCTTGTATACGTGAGGAGAGTTCAAATTACTCCTTCGAAAGTGTACTTTTGTGGGCCAGAAGTCAACGTGTCCAATCGGGTTCTACGTCACTATGCTGAATATATCGATAACTTTCTTCGTGTTTCGTTTCTTGACGAAGAACTAGAGAAACTTTATTCTACAGATTTAGCTCCAAAAGTAGGTCGAAATGGGGAAAGCAGAACCGCAATTTATAGGAGAATTTTGTCAATTCTTAGAAATGGAATATCAATTGGCGGTAAGAAGTTTGAATTTCTTGCTTTCTCATCGAGTCAGTTACGGGATAATTCCGCATGGATGTTTGCATCAACCGGAAGACTAAACGCTGCTGCTATAAGAAATTGGATGGGTGATTTTAGTAGCATCAAAAATGTTGCAAAATACGCTGCTAGACTCggtcaatctttcggttcatcaAAAGAAAGCTTAAGTGTTGCACAACATGAAGTTGAAGAAATTCCTGATGTAGAAATTGTAAGATCTGGTACTAGATACGTGTTTTCAGACGGAATTGGGAAAATATCTGCTGAATTTGCTAAAAGAGTTTCTAGTAAATGCGGGTATGATATCATTCCGTCTGCTTTTCAAGTCCGGTACGGTGGGTACAAAGGTGTCGTGGCTGTGGACCCCACCTCATACATGAAGTTATCTTTGCGTAAAAGCATGTGTAAATTTGAATCTACCAACACAAAGTTGGATATTCTCGCAGTTAGCAAATATCAGCCGTGTTATATGAACCGCCAGCTCATCACCCTACTTTCTACCCTCGGAATTCCCGATCACATCTTTGAAAAGAAGCAAAGAGAAGCAGTATGCTTACTCGATGCTATTTTAGTGGAGCCAATAAAGGCAGAAGAGGCGTTAGATTTAATGTCACCGGGAGAAAACACGAACGTAATGAAGGGTATGCTTTCGTGTGGATATAAGCCGAACGCTGAACCGTTTTTATCAATGATGCTGCAAGTGTTTCGTGCAACAAAGTTGCTGGAATTGAGAACCAAAACGAGGGTTTTTGTTCCGAACGGAAGATCGATGATGGGATGCTTGGATGAAACCCGAACGCTTGAATACGGTGAAGTTTTTGTTCATTATTCTAGTGCTGGAAGAAGGCCATTGGGTGATGAGTATAGTGGAATCGGCTCGTGTAAGTCCCGAATTGTTAGGGGGAATGTTGTGGTTGCTAAAAACCCGTGTTTGCATCCCGGTGATGTACGGGTTTTGAAGGCTGTTAATGTTCCAGCGTTACACCATATGGTGGATTGTGTTGTTTTTCCACAGAAAGGAAAAAGGTAAAATATGTTgcactttttcttttcttttttttttttttgagtaaaatgccattttcgtccctgaggtttggccagttttcgactttcgtccaaaagtttgttttttctCAAATGGATCttaaaggtttgaaatcttgccattttcatccggctcgttaactccgtccattttctccattaagtcagaggtatttctgtcttttttgctaacttaaagggctattcggtctttttcactttatgtaaaaagaccgaattgccctgaATTAACGAAAAatacggaaatacccctgacttaatagagaaaaatggatggatttAACGAGCCGGataaaaatggcaagatttcaaaccttttggatcccgGTGtggaaaacaaacctttggacgaaagtcgcaaaactgaccaaacctcagggacgaaaatggcgttttgcttttttttttgggAATTTACTGTAGTGATATTGTGTCAGTATGTTCAGCCTGGCTTATGCTAACTTGCATATCCTTACGTTATAGGCCTCATCCAAATGAATGTTCCGGAAGCGATTTGGATGGGGATATATACTTTGTCTGTTGGGACCCTGATCTGATTCCACGTAAGCAATTCGAACCGATGGATTATACCCCAGCACCAACTACGCAGCTCGATCATGATGTTACTATTGAGGTATAAATGCATAAGTAAATATCACACATTTATGAACTGGTCAACTCGGGTTATGTGTTGTTCCTAATGAGTCAAACTAGTAACAGAAAACGGGTCAAACTGTACGAATGTCGCCAAAAGAGTCTTCTtaatgtttaaaaccaacaaACTATTGATTTTTTCATCTTTTTAACTTATACATTTGTTTCTATTTTATCTACAACAGGAAGTCGAGGAGTATTTCACAAACTACATAGTCAATGACAGTTTAGGTATAATCGCAAATGCCCACACAGTCTTCGCAGATCGGGAACCCACAAAAGCAATGGCCGAACCTTGTGTAGAGCTTGCAAAGCTCTTCTCAATTGCTGTCGACTTTCCAAAAACCGGTGTTCCAGCGGAAATACCAGCAAATCTCCGTCCCAAAGAGTATCCAGATTTCATGGAGAAACCAGACAAAACAACATACGAATCACAAAACGTGATTGGGAAACTGTTTCGAGAAGTAAAACATATCGCCCCACAAAACAGCCCTGTCACTCCCTTCACAAAAGACGTCGCTAGACAGACTTATGATGTTGACATGGAAGTCCCCGGATTCGAGGATTACACTGATGAAGCGTTTGATTTTAAGACCGATTACGATAACAAATTGGGTAATCTGATGGATTACTACGGGATCAAGACTGAAGCCGAACTTTTAACTGGTAGTATTATGAAAATGTCGAGATCTTTTGACCGAAGGAATGATGCTGAAGCGGTTGGTTTAGCTGTGAAGTCGTTAAGGAAGGAAGCTAGAAACTTGTTCAAAAATGGCGGAGGAGATAGGGATACCGAAGATGATAATGTTTATGCAAAAGCATCTGCATGGTATCATGTCACGTATCATCCAAATTACTGGGGTCGTTACGATACAACACGTGACCATTTTCTGAGTTTCCCGTGGTGCGTTCATGACAAACTTATTGAAATAAAGAAACGAAAAGCGAGCATTAGAAGACATGTCGGTTATGATTCGCTAACACAGCAGTTTGGCACTGCATTTAGTCTGGTATGAGTATGATCCCCTTTTATGTAACCACTAGGTACTTTTCGACTCGGTTTGATTTGTGTACATATTCGCACGTttgatttggtttggtttggtttgttaTCGGATTGTGTTTGCTTTATTGTATATATTGTCATTGTTGATTGGTATTTGAATCTAGTGTAATTTTGGACTGAGTTTAATGTACTGTAAATATTGCAACTCTTTGAAATATTGCTACTTctttttttgaaaggtgtgaattattcgcgaacGTCGGGAGGTCTGGCATACGTTATTTTAACCGGGTCCGTgctagagagccccctcgcacaatagatctccaatttaaacccctcaatgagaaacccctaACACcgagactcgaacttgagacctggagGGGAAAACCCACCCGGGCGCATTATAGGGAGAACTTAAATACACGTGGCCATcactagagcactagtgatggttAAACAAAAATATCATTTTGACTTTAAACATAGCAATTAAACAATCAATGGGCATTCTCATCCTAATCTAGCACATAGATCCATCTCTGTGGTGGGTATACCGTGATGATGAAAGTGTTGTAAAAGTTTGATAAAGTCAACAACAATTGAGAACAAGTAATTATCATAACCTACGTCCTAGATATTATAGAAATGATACACAAGTTTAATGATACTAGGGCTGGCCCTCCGGCCCTAAACATGGGTCGGATGGGTGACGGCTTAGGGAAAAAACCTCAAGAGGCccaaaaatttttaatttttttaacgtaTTATATGTATATTAATATATCCTCTATATTTACTTTTAACTAGGGGCAAATGAGTGAGCGGTttgagatcggctcgagaaaaaactcgaaacgagccgagcttggCATGTGAAGCTCATCGGGCTTGTCAAGCCTTATCATGCCTTAGTGTAATATTAgcttttaataatatttaataacacTTACCCCCTTATTTAAGATTGTCTAGTAAatgagccgagcttatttaaacttgtttagtAACCGAGCTCAAGCCCGAGCTTCAgttatcgagctcgcgagcctaaacgactttattatttatattatttttatttaatatataatgaACGAGCAGAGCTCAAGATAGAGCCTACTCGAGCTCGGGCTCAGCTTAGCTTGTTTATACCCCTACTTTTAACAGGATCAATCTGTTGTAGTACTTAGAGTTACAACCATTTTAAAAAAACCCAAAATATATAGCTAATGGCAAAATGACCCACACACTTATAATTTttagggatttttacatatttccccctcctaagtTGGCTTATTACGTATTTctccaaataaaaaaaacaattacatatttcccctccctaacccatatatattacatatttccccttttcattaaaaactcttataaaatgactattttacccttaatgaactatTAAATGGATATTTACATATTTCTCATTTCTAATATCATCAGTCAATTACATATCTCCCCAATTCATGTAGTATTTTACTAATTCTTCTACTTGCTACTTTCTCAAACAATAccataataatcataataaaaatACAATCTTTCAAAAATGTAATCCTTACTTCATGAATAAatgcaaaaaccaacatatttgTAATCATATTTGTCACTATGATGAAAAAACCTCCTTAATGCTTAACAAAGTATGAATATTACCGAAATAACACATGTTTGTACGAGCCATCTACAATTATTTATCATGTGATTAAGTTGATAACAGTAAATcaaattaaaaatcaaattaaaactCATACGCACCAGTATTTTTATTATAagagttttttttattttgtaattagGTTTGTTTTCCcgccttctttttttttttttccatctCCTCTTGACTGTCGTTCTTGGATATCTTCAGTTTTAGCAGGTATATTGGTTGTGGGTTTATTATAGGGTATGATTTTAAGTTGGTTTGTAGGATTGTAGGAGATGGTTATGGTCATTGTGAACACATTATCACCATTATTATACAACTTATATTAGTTTTGAGTGTATTTAAATGGTATTGTTTGAGAAGAGTAGCAAGTAGAAGAATTGGTAAAATACTACATGAATGGGTACATGAATGGGGGAGATATGTAATTGATTGATGATATTAGAAATGGGAAATATGTAAATATCCATTTAatagttcattaagggtaaaatagtcattttaaaagagtttttaatgaaaaggggaaatatgtaatatatatgggttagggaggggaaatatgtaattgttttttttttatttggggaaatatgtaataagctagcttaggagggggaaatatgtaaaaatctcTAATTTTTAAAAGACCCAAATTTCAAACAGtcaaactcaaaaaaaaaaaaaaaaaaaaaaatcgttagGAGAGTCACAGGTTCAATCATTTTGCTACACTAcgtttgttttatttattttataacgttgaTCGTCGCATTATGGGtttttactttttatatatgcgctcgatgagtttatattatatgACGGGTAGGGTCCGGCTTTTTTAATATCGACGAGAACCCAAACTCTTTTTTTTAACATTTCCAAAGACGGGCACCTACAACTCATGTTAGTATAAATACTATAAACTTAAAATAAATGTAAGTTAATTTAAAAGTAAGTTGTACACTTTTAATGTATATCTGGATCGGACCCAAATGTTGAGTTTGAGCCTGGATGATATCCGGACCACTGAACCTACCCACAAATTCATATCCCACAACCTATTACCTCTACTCTCTATATGTACGCATATTTGATATCTACATAAATACACTATCTATGGATCTTTTATTGTGGATTCAGTACAGACTTAAACATCTGAGGATGATCCTTAGGCTGCGACCTCGCTACATCTTACAAGAAGTTATCTTCATGTCACAGCTCCGCTTTAGGCCATGGAAAAAACTTGATCTGGTCTAGTCGAATACAACACCCGACCCCAACAACCAATCTAACAACATAGGTTAACAATAACCGTAAATTTTAAACAGTTATTGTTATTTATCCTACTTTCCATTTTTTTCTGTTTGTATAAATGTAACACTTCTTCTATGTTCATGTTTAACGGCACATAATGACTTGGTTTGCTCTTAAACAACAAAGTGATTATGGATGGTTAGTGGTTAATTATGTAAATATTAGAGGTGGTGTTATGTAAATGTTGGGTCTATAAATACGCTCCTCTTGTAATGTCTCATTTCAATACTATCACAATTTCACGCACACAAAGGTGTTTTACTTTGTATCATAGCCAAACCACCATAACAGCACCATCACCGCCGACCACCAGGTGTCAGTACTCCCCAATGAGACTTAAATCTTGAACCCAAATTCAAGTACTTTAAAAGCCATAAATTGTACATTATTTTTTAATTCTTCCAACCTTGTTAGTTATGACCGAAGGCCTCAAGAGCTCCCACTTCAAGCTAACAGCGAACTTAATAAGTAATAACTACGATGAGCTTTAATATAAACTAGTGAAATTTTCCAAGCGTTGCGCCGGAAATTCGATCGGTATCGGTTCGTTTCGTTACAGTATAGGTAGGATATCGTCATTCGATATAGCAACCAATAAAAATATGCCTAAGAGGATATCGACATTTGTTTTATATcgataaaaaacaataaaatagataCTGGTACCAGTGTTATTCAAAAGAATTGGTTTTGATTGTCATGCTAAAgaataaaaaaatcaattatatCCGACTCgttctattttaaataaaattttgaTAAAAACATGG
This genomic stretch from Helianthus annuus cultivar XRQ/B chromosome 8, HanXRQr2.0-SUNRISE, whole genome shotgun sequence harbors:
- the LOC110872865 gene encoding probable RNA-dependent RNA polymerase 1, whose amino-acid sequence is MGRTVDISGFPTLESADVVKTTLERYTGIGSIEALEVKQKNAGARAYARVQFTTKAKAERILKLANSRQLWYGRSYLKAWEKDMDLVQKPRQFAYEMEGVTLHFGCQVSKEKLPVLCKMERASVKFGFGLRKIYFGVPWLDTSYKLQLSYENIWQVQLHCPRGAPASYLVIQLYGAPRLYQKVEDNPHNFYKELPDDQWVRSTDFTPSYAIGQSSHLCIEIPHDVEPPDLDRYFPYFEESYHPFNLVPGRSFSQSSDLVPIVGPLPWCYLPFKVVFKICALVQHGCIPGPVLDANFYALLDPQRRDIEAIEYVMEKLYFSKDCCYDPVRLITEEYLKNKKLKSPAISLDTGLVYVRRVQITPSKVYFCGPEVNVSNRVLRHYAEYIDNFLRVSFLDEELEKLYSTDLAPKVGRNGESRTAIYRRILSILRNGISIGGKKFEFLAFSSSQLRDNSAWMFASTGRLNAAAIRNWMGDFSSIKNVAKYAARLGQSFGSSKESLSVAQHEVEEIPDVEIVRSGTRYVFSDGIGKISAEFAKRVSSKCGYDIIPSAFQVRYGGYKGVVAVDPTSYMKLSLRKSMCKFESTNTKLDILAVSKYQPCYMNRQLITLLSTLGIPDHIFEKKQREAVCLLDAILVEPIKAEEALDLMSPGENTNVMKGMLSCGYKPNAEPFLSMMLQVFRATKLLELRTKTRVFVPNGRSMMGCLDETRTLEYGEVFVHYSSAGRRPLGDEYSGIGSCKSRIVRGNVVVAKNPCLHPGDVRVLKAVNVPALHHMVDCVVFPQKGKRPHPNECSGSDLDGDIYFVCWDPDLIPRKQFEPMDYTPAPTTQLDHDVTIEEVEEYFTNYIVNDSLGIIANAHTVFADREPTKAMAEPCVELAKLFSIAVDFPKTGVPAEIPANLRPKEYPDFMEKPDKTTYESQNVIGKLFREVKHIAPQNSPVTPFTKDVARQTYDVDMEVPGFEDYTDEAFDFKTDYDNKLGNLMDYYGIKTEAELLTGSIMKMSRSFDRRNDAEAVGLAVKSLRKEARNLFKNGGGDRDTEDDNVYAKASAWYHVTYHPNYWGRYDTTRDHFLSFPWCVHDKLIEIKKRKASIRRHVGYDSLTQQFGTAFSLV